A window from Drosophila miranda strain MSH22 chromosome Y unlocalized genomic scaffold, D.miranda_PacBio2.1 Contig_Y2_pilon, whole genome shotgun sequence encodes these proteins:
- the LOC108158255 gene encoding LOW QUALITY PROTEIN: gram-negative bacteria-binding protein 3 (The sequence of the model RefSeq protein was modified relative to this genomic sequence to represent the inferred CDS: inserted 1 base in 1 codon) — translation MLRLTFCLALLSLLAWSGHAYKVPDASVRVFYPKGFEVSIPDAEGXIPKAKRGRWTFRDREMVLNLGDTLYFWTYVVHNGLVYRQDDGAFVVSVYDSQRN, via the exons ATGCTTCGTCTTACGTTCTGTCTGGCTCTACTATCGCTGCTGGCTTGGTCGGGCCACGCCTACAAAGTACCAGATGCTAGCGTACGGGTTTTCTACCCCAAGGGATTCGAGGTCTCTATACCAGATGCAGAGG ATATACCCAAAGCGAAGCGGGGACGTTGGACCTTTCGGGATCGCGAGATGGTGCTCAATTTGGGCGATACCCTGTACTTCTGGACGTATGTGGTGCACAATGGCCTGGTTTATCGTCAGGACGATGGGGCCTTTGTGGTTTCCGTGTATGACAGTCAAAGGAATTAG
- the LOC108158024 gene encoding general odorant-binding protein 57e-like has product MSYQLLSLLLSVFLLYGYAHSNTAIFNPCRGQKFTTPEEQKAYLDHWLKNLDGNDLDRTFKCYATCMLFDMNLMDGSGELHMEKYLETEALEKLWPNSVANCRYEFADEMDICEYGFGMANCLMSLRAATTGNDND; this is encoded by the exons ATGTCATATCAACTTCTATCGTTGCTTCTTTCGGTGTTCCTTTTATATGGTTATGCCCAC AGTAATACTGCAATATTTAACCCATGTCGAGGGCAAAAATTCACAACCCCGGAGGAGCAAAAAGCATACCTTGACCACTGGCTAAAGAACTTGGATGGCAACGATCTGGATCGGACTTTTAAGTGTTATGCCACTTGCATGCTGTTCGATATGAATCTCATGGATGGTTCGGGGGAGCTGCATATGGAGAAGTACCTGGAAACGGAGGCCCTGGAGAAGTTGTGGCCCAATAGCGTGGCCAACTGTCGCTACGAGTTCGCCGATGAAATGGATATTTGTGAATATGGTTTCGGCATGGCCAACTGTCTAATGTCGTTGAGAGCAGCGACCACTGGGAATGATAATGATTAA
- the LOC117193269 gene encoding lysozyme P-like has protein sequence MKVLWLLGLLVSWLSSLASARQVGRCSLARQLYRYGVPYGELPVWLCLVEGESSFNSKAINPSNVDGSVDWGLFQINDRYWCKSADGRPFTDLCRLPCRLLISDDIRYSIACAKYIRRQQGFSAWVAWNNRCQGIKPNVNHCFRRRYRNSG, from the coding sequence ATGAAGGTGCTGTGGCTGCTGGGGCTATTGGTTTCTTGGCTATCATCGTTGGCCAGCGCCCGCCAGGTGGGAAGGTGCAGCCTGGCCCGCCAGCTCTATCGGTATGGCGTGCCCTACGGCGAGCTGCCCGTTTGGCTCTGCCTCGTGGAGGGTGAGAGCTCCTTTAACAGCAAAGCCATCAATCCCTCCAATGTGGATGGCTCTGTGGACTGGGGTCTCTTCCAGATCAACGATAGATACTGGTGCAAGTCAGCGGACGGTCGTCCCTTCACGGATCTCTGTCGACTGCCCTGCCGTCTGCTAATTAGCGACGATATCAGGTACTCCATTGCCTGCGCCAAGTACATCAGACGCCAGCAGGGCTTTTCAGCATGGGTGGCATGGAATAACCGCTGCCAGGGAATCAAACCGAATGTGAACCACTGCTTCAGAAGAAGATACAGGAACTCGGGATGA